The DNA sequence TGAGGGCGTATCCGCGGTCGATGACGTCGTCGCTGAGCATGCCTTCGCTCTGATCGACCTTCCCGGATACGAGCTTGGCCGGGCAGGTCATGCACACGCCCAGCTTGCAGTCGTGCGGCACGTCCAGGCCGACGTCGAGGGCGCGCGACAGGATGGTCTCGTCCTCGTCGACTTCCACCTCGGTCAGCTTGTCGCCCTGCTCGATCACCACTTTGTAGGCGTGCACCGATCCCCGGAGGCTGCCGCGGCTGCTGCTGGGCCAATGCGGGTTGAGATGTGGGTAGAATTGGGGGGATTTGGGTTGTTGTTTGTTTAAGTTGAAAGGGAGAGATGGAGTTAAGCGGAGGGCTGCCATCGGAGATTCACCACTGGCTGCGTGACTGTGTGACTGCTTGTGGAGTGAATGAGAGGATAAGGTTTTTCTTggattcaaaataaataaataaaattctctttttaatatactagtataaattatcttatttaagTTAGAAATTCAATTGGGTCGCTTGGGAAACTTAGTAAATTTTGAGTAATCAATTTTCATAGAAACGAATTCGCCTTACTTTCGAATTCTGTATCTCTAAAACAATTCATAATTTGTGAAACCCAATCCACGATTCCACCCTTTCTCTTCCAATCTCTGTTCTTTCTTATTCCAAACTTTCATCTTTCTCACAggtttattttcttattgtcAAACGATTTTCTTTGTtagatgaaaatttaaataaatacattaaaGTTGCACTATTTTCTATTGGCTCTACAAACCAGgctgttcaatttttttgaagtcATATATTATTAGATGAGGAAAACAATAACCATTCCAAAAGGCATAAATTTACAAGGAATCACTTTTTTAACTTTGATAGAATTAATTTAACCAAAATTTCACTCTGTtcgaattaatttaaatttactcatgcaattttaaatctaaaacCTACTCCACTAACatagatatttaaatcaattcTTAATTATGCGAATTAATGCTTGTAACAGAAAAGATGGCTGTATGTACTTTTTAATACACATTTATCAATCTTTGCCATGTCAAAAAATGGCTTTGATATATTAACTCTACATAAAGGTTggatttactaaaaatggtctTTAACATGTGATTTGTAGTATTATCACAAGTAGGCCTGTATATTATAACGATAAAATGTTGTAAAACAATATATCTAtgctttatttttagaaaatatatcaatGAACATAGTCTAATGTCTACCCATAGTTTTTGGAGTTAAAAGAACCACAACATGAGCGCAGAATCATGGATTAACAAGGAAGAAGTATCGGGACAGGAAGGGAAGAGACCTAAACTCTGAGAATGTAAAGGTCACATTAGGAAACTGATAGTATATCAGGCTTGAGCTCTTGGAAAAAATGGATCTTGAAAGCACTAGACAAGCATCTGTGCCTCTTAAGCTTCCATAGCCACCTTCTTCTCTgccttttccttctctttctttGGAGGAGGCAGAGGCATAGTATTTTCTGGCTTCTCGATCCCTTGTATATCCGTTATCCTTAGTTTAGTTAATTCCTAAAGCATGAGACCAGTTACAGATAGATAGAATAGCACCACATCTTTCATGGCTATGATAATTGGttaagaaaaaggaaacatATAATCTCATCTCAATTACCTGGCGATGACCTTTCGTTCTTCTGTagttctttcttctctttttcttgaaTATGATAACCTTTGCGTCTAGAGCCTGCAtaccaaaatcaaatgaaaacaatgttataaacttttatttcatcataaaaaatagaaatcctttactaaaattgaaaaataatttacttcTTGTTAAAAGATCATCTCATTGTTATTATATGATCATATTATGCCTACTCGTAACTTCAATCACAAGTTGTCAAAGTGATCCAATGTCTAGAAATATAAGCCTAGCAACTAACTTGATGCTTTTCcaaatagttttaaattattaggAATGGAGATAGGAAGCAGTACAATTCTTTGCTAGCTCACCTAGTTTCTAGCTTATTAGTCCCCTGCGACTTAGAACTACAAATCCCTTATCttggaaaagaagaagagtGAATGTTTGATGATCTTAAGTGGGTGAAGCTTGTGTGTGTTCTCTTAAGTGTAGCCATACCTTCCTAATATGCCACAGGAAGAAAGTCATAGACATTAGACACACGCCCTTGTGCAAACTGTAACTGAAGATAATATAATCTAGAAACAAGTTGCAACTTACGTGCTCCTCAACAACAGCATGAACAGCTGCTTCAGGCAAAATTGGCCTACCGATGATTGTCTGTGTTTGTGAACCTAGCATAAGAACCTTATTGAGGACCAACTGCATGAAATGAGAATACAAAGGTTAGAGATGAAAACAGTCCAACATCTTTGCATAACTAGAGCCATTCAACATAATATCTAACTAGACAAACAAATTGTTAACAGAGCTGCTGGACTGATTAGTATTCCTAATGGCTGGATTCACAATGAGTAATGAAGTTCTATAAGACGGTGTTTACTTTATGTGAAAGGATATATAGATAAAACATATGACTTCAGCATTTGAAGGATTAGATGATAAAAAAGTTCAAGATTAGTTAATCCAGCAAAGTAAATGGTAAATAACagatagtagtattttgtacTAATAACTATCCTATATATCCctaagagaataaaattacaatccAACTATGTGAACTTCATAGGCAATTTTAGCACTACTTTCAAGGAAAATTAGTATGAGTCGAACCACTGAAGGAGCCAACAACCACAAGATGAGTATCAGAAAACCCCTTGAGCTTTGAAAAGGGTTCAACCACCATTGTCAAatgaacttcatttcacacaCATAAATCACCTATTTGTAGGACTAAAGCTAAAGTTGAGTTATAAGATAAAAGACTGATAGCTTCTCCCCGTGGAAAATTGTAAACCTAGCTGAATTTGTTATAAATGAGTCGCCTTTTGTATCAACAAGTATAACAGAGGAAATATAAATTCCCAGCAATTCAAAACCAGCCAAATAGCTACAGCCAACAATagaatatttaagaaaatgagagaCCTTATCATTGATGTCACAGTGCTTCAACCTCTCTGTGTAAATGGTATCCCCATTGCTCACCTTGAATTGATGCGATCCAATCTAaacatgaaaattgaaacGAAGA is a window from the Salvia hispanica cultivar TCC Black 2014 chromosome 1, UniMelb_Shisp_WGS_1.0, whole genome shotgun sequence genome containing:
- the LOC125217745 gene encoding ferredoxin C 1, chloroplastic-like — translated: MAALRLTPSLPFNLNKQQPKSPQFYPHLNPHWPSSSRGSLRGSVHAYKVVIEQGDKLTEVEVDEDETILSRALDVGLDVPHDCKLGVCMTCPAKLVSGKVDQSEGMLSDDVIDRGYALTCAAYPRSDCHIKIIPEEELLSLQLATAND
- the LOC125217725 gene encoding 50S ribosomal protein L21, mitochondrial-like gives rise to the protein MANRRCFQTLARCLRSIRTLTPISESLAPYTAPALSQTLPNYIFLNKFNVYQVPARSFCSRHSGSEDDDYESGEEEDYSENEEDIADLSAEEKEKEATEIGYTVLGPLQKSDRVFKLYEPVFAVVQIGSHQFKVSNGDTIYTERLKHCDINDKLVLNKVLMLGSQTQTIIGRPILPEAAVHAVVEEHALDAKVIIFKKKRRKNYRRTKGHRQELTKLRITDIQGIEKPENTMPLPPPKKEKEKAEKKVAMEA